Genomic segment of Syngnathus acus chromosome 10, fSynAcu1.2, whole genome shotgun sequence:
TGAATGAGTACATTTTAAAACGGAATAATTTATACACGTTATATGTAAGATTTAAGTAACGCCTCGTTGACTTCACCCTACGGATTGACAGTTATTCTGTATTAGAAACTAAATGTCCCATTCAAAACCAAATGGCCGCGCTCTGTGATTGCCTTTCTAGGTCATCAAGTGCAAGGCTGCTGTAGCCTGGGAGTCGGGAAAGCCTCTGACCATTGAAGATGTGGAGGTGGCGCCACCCAAGGCCCATGAGGTTCGGATTAAGGTAAATCAAGGCTGGTCTAGGTGGTGTACAGTCAAATGAAACTTCCTATTAACATTGTCAATTGGTTTTCAGATCTTTGCCACTGGAGTGTGCCACACTGACGCATACACTCTAAGTGGCAGTGACCCTGAGGGGGTCTTCCCCATCATCCTAGGCCATGAGGGCGCTGGCACCGTGGAGAGTGTTGGCGAGGGTGTAACCAAGTTTAAGCCCGGTTAGAAGTCCCAgacatgttttatattttcaaagtgtttgtATTTATGTTGTCTGAGAGATTAATGATTCATGTTGTGTCAAGGTGATACTGTCATCCCGTTGTATGTGCCTCAGTGTGGGGAATGCAAGTTCTGCAAAAATCCCAAGACCAATCTCTGCCAGaaaattaggtacacttgtCTTAATAGAATATTCAGTTCCGGGAGTTTTAAATACATGTTTAATTTTATGCACACTATGTTAGGGGTGAAACAAGTGAAAGCGCAACATCTATTCGTGGCAGTAATGCGCCATTGGTTAGACATCTTAGAACTTAATATAAAAGGATATAATTATGTCATTCTTCCTTTAAAtgcattgtattttattttttattttattttatgaggtCATTTGGTATTTTGTCTGTTAGTTTGTAAATAtcctgaatatttttttgttcatcttgtttattttggtatCAGTTTACAGAAAGAGACTTAAATTGCTTGACTTTGTATTGACACCAATTCATCCAAATTAGGATGATCATATATTATATTAGATGgaactttatttatcccaCAGTGGGGGAATtttcttgtcacagcagcgtactagagtgcaagaatacaagaaacatgtgaaaaatggataCAATTACAGACAATCAAAGACAagtgcacaaacaaaaacaatcactaGTAAGCAAAACATATTAACATCATGCTCCCTTCCTTCAGAGTGACCCAAGGTCAGGGCCTGATGCCCGACGGGACTTCCCGCTTCACTTGCAAGGGCAAGAAGTTGTTCCACTTCATGGGGACCAGCACCTTCTCAGAGTACACTGTGGTGGCGGACATCTCCCTGgccaaaatcaatgaaaagGCTCCCCTTGACAGGGTGTGCCTCCTTGGGTGCGGCATCTCCACTGGATACGGTGCTGCGCTGAACACCGCCAAGGTAGGTTTGCCAAAAAGATCACCTCCTACAGTGTATGTATTGGCCACATCATCAAATAGGTATCCCGTTTTAATAGATGTCATGCTTCAATTAGCCCACTTGAATTTTTGCTACTGCCCAAATAAATGCCTCCCTTCTCTCCTGATGCTCATCAAAATCTAAAGGCTGTGGTGAAAATGTTCTTTATACGAAACAAAATGAGAGGATTGTTTGGAAAAAGGAAAGTCTtctatttcaaaaacaaaaacaaaaaaacatactgtacAAGGCTTTATAGAAGTGCCTGAAATGTAGCTGGTGGGTTTCCTTCAATTAAGGTGGAACCCAATTCCACATGCGCCGTCTTTGGCCTGGGAGCCGTCGGCCTGGCCGCCATCATGGGTTGCAAGGTGGCTGGGGCTACTCGCATCATCGGTGTCGACATCAACCCGACCAAGTTTGACAAAGCCAGGGAGTTCGGCGCCACTGAGTTTGTCAACCCCAAAGACCACAGCAAGCCCATCAACGAGATACTGGTGGAGATGACCGACGGCGGCGTGGACTACTCGTTTGAGTGCATCGGCAATGTGCAGCTCATGGTGAGATTTCGCATTGTTGTGCCAGTCAAATGTAGTACATAAAGAAGAAACTAACCAGTTGAATGTTCTAGCGAGCTGCTCTGGAGGCCTGCCACAAAGGCTGGGGTGAGAGCATCATTGCCGGCGTCGCTGGAGCTGGACAGGAGATCTCCACTAGGCCTTTCCAGCTGGTGACCGGGCGCGTGTGGCGGGGCACAGCCTTTGGAGGTGATGAATTCTTTAGGGATATACGGTATTGTGGCGCTTAAAGGGTCACCACAGTGAATAAGTTACCACATCTGCCTTTGTTTCAAAGTTTGGAATTCAAATAAGAAATCTGGTTCAGAGTTAGGGGGTAGCGACAAAGTGAGCAGCTACTACTCGCCCtgattgtgaagaagaaggccAGATGCCAAAAGTActgtgaaaatattgtttgaAGTTTTACCGGTGGAGGCAGCACTTCATCACTAATGCACCGAATTACTGTGTGCATTTGTCTTGTTGTGTATCGGAAATGTGCATGTGGCGCATATAgtgccaaataaaaacaagcctTACAGCCCAAGTTGACAACTTTGCCAACCTTTCAAGAGTGTGCCGCTTACAGCACCACAGCTCTGCTTAGTGTTTGCCTTTGACATGACAGTGTTTCAGTGTATTCCAACTGTAACTTGAACATGGCCAATCTTCACCTCATGGGAGAAGAAACTGTTTGGGGGCAGAACTATTTAAATATGACCCATTGTAACATAAT
This window contains:
- the LOC119128903 gene encoding alcohol dehydrogenase class-3, with product MATSGKVIKCKAAVAWESGKPLTIEDVEVAPPKAHEVRIKIFATGVCHTDAYTLSGSDPEGVFPIILGHEGAGTVESVGEGVTKFKPGDTVIPLYVPQCGECKFCKNPKTNLCQKIRVTQGQGLMPDGTSRFTCKGKKLFHFMGTSTFSEYTVVADISLAKINEKAPLDRVCLLGCGISTGYGAALNTAKVEPNSTCAVFGLGAVGLAAIMGCKVAGATRIIGVDINPTKFDKAREFGATEFVNPKDHSKPINEILVEMTDGGVDYSFECIGNVQLMRAALEACHKGWGESIIAGVAGAGQEISTRPFQLVTGRVWRGTAFGGWKSVESVPKLVEQYMDKKLKVDEFITHTLPFDKVNEGFDLMHSGKSIRTVLTF